From a single Miscanthus floridulus cultivar M001 chromosome 8, ASM1932011v1, whole genome shotgun sequence genomic region:
- the LOC136469179 gene encoding uncharacterized protein: MAQIVFNHVRGKPLFFDGTSFDYWKTKMKMYLGSINDRVWDVVEHDFVIFDPTNPTPNESINKQCNTMALNTIYNGIDPKVFEQIKDFEKASEVWTRLEETYEGTSMVKSAKLYMLKDKLSNFKMKDDESILEMFYRLQVIINDLKALGEKRWLEQCDSKLVLGDVMTKEQYNDDSDKEVKKDEKKKKKSVAFKATSSSKNKGKKKKDESSEEEDHATLDDEEEEELALFVRKFGKFMKKGYGAKKRRDHFKNKGYERRCYKFKSKDHIVVDCPYNSDNDNDDDNKKKKNKDKKEKEKKVTFKKKGNSSVATWDSDASLSEDDDSDDERKTNKKKYMGRKKAASKSQVAFVDEESSLSVIEN, encoded by the exons atggctcaaattgtgttcaaccatgttagaggcaaaccactgttctttgatggcacatcatTTGATTATTGGAAGACAAAGATGAAGATGTACTTGGGTTCAATCAATGATAGAGTATGGGATGTGGTAGAGCATGACTTTGTGATTTTTGATCCTACCAATCCAACACCAAATGAGTCCATCAACAAGCAATGTAACactatggctctcaacaccatatacaatggcattgatccaaaggtgtttgagcaaatcaaagattttGAGAAGGCAAGTGAAGTGTGGACAAGATTAGAAGAAACATATGAAGGCACTTCAATGGTAAAGAGCGCCAAGTTATACATGCTCAAGGACAAGCTATCcaacttcaagatgaaggatgatgagtctATTCTAGAGATGTTCTATAGATTGCAAGTCATCATCAATGATCTTAAGGCTTTGGGTGAGAAG AGGTGGCTTGAACAATGTGACTCCAAATTGGTGCTTGGAGATGTCATGACCAAAGAGCAatacaatgatgatagtgataaggaggtcaagaaggatgagaagaagaagaagaagagtgtggcattcaaagccacatcatcatccaagaacaagggcaagaagaagaaggatgaatcaAGTGAAGAGGAAGATCATGCCactcttgatgatgaagaagaagaagagctagccctctttgtgcgcaagtttggcaagttcatgaagaagggctatggtgcaaagAAGAGAAGAGATCATTTCAAGAACAAAGGATATGAGAGAAGATGCTACAAGTTTAAGAGCAAGGATCACATTGtagtggattgtccctacaatagtgacaatgataatgatgatgacaacaagaagaagaagaataaggacaagaaggaaaaggagaagaaagtcaccttcaagaagaagggcaACTCATCTGTggccacttgggatagtgatgcatccttaagtgaagatgatgatagtgatgatgagaggaAGACCAACAAGAAgaag tacatgggtaggaagaaagccgcgagcaagtcccaggtagcctttgtggacgaggagtcatcactttccgtgatcgagaactaa